A genomic window from Zootoca vivipara chromosome Z, rZooViv1.1, whole genome shotgun sequence includes:
- the TRIM32 gene encoding E3 ubiquitin-protein ligase TRIM32 has translation MAAAPHLNVDALREVLECPICMECFTEEHVRPKLLHCGHTICKQCTEKLLANSINGIRCPFCSKITRITSLAQLTDNLTVLKIIDTAGLSETVGILMCKACGRRLPKHFCKSCDMVLCESCKEAEHAQRGHGVVAIKEAADERRREFGARLGQLRELMGDLQKRKATLEGVSKDLQVRYKAVLQEYGKEERKVQEELARSRKFFTTSLSEVEKVNSQIMEEQAYLLNIAEVQIVSRCDYFLAKIKQGDIALLEEEGDEEEPELMNSLPKELTLQEVELLKVGHVGPLQIGQVIKKPRSINVEELQVEMVAVASASFREANVADADVSSLPSCSSPTKPRMPEAAGSIQQCNFLKKMGSKGSTPGTFNLPVSLHVTPQGEVLVADRGNFRIQVFTRKGFLKEIRRSPSGIDSFVLSFLGADLPNLTPLSVTMNCNGLIGVTDSYDNSVKVYTMDGHCVACHRSQLSKPWGITALPSGQFVVTDVEGGKLWCFTVDRSIGVVKYSCLCSAVRPKFVTCDTEGTIYFTQGLGLNLENRQHEHHLEGGFSIGSVGPDGHLGRQISHFFSENEDFRCIAGMCVDARGNLIVADSSRKEILHFPKAGGYNILIREGLTCPVGIAITPKGQLLVLDCWEHCIKIYSYHLRRYSTP, from the coding sequence ATGGCTGCTGCCCCTCATCTCAATGTGGACGCACTCCGCGAAGTCTTGGAATGCCCCATCTGCATGGAATGTTTTACCGAAGAGCACGTAAGGCCGAAGCTCCTGCACTGTGGGCATACCATCTGCAAACAGTGCACTGAGAAGCTCCTAGCCAACAGCATCAATGGGATACGCTGTCCCTTCTGCAGCAAAATCACGAGGATCACCAGCTTGGCTCAGCTGACGGACAACCTGACCGTGCTGAAGATCATAGACACAGCGGGACTCAGCGAAACCGTGGGCATCCTCATGTGCAAGGCTTGTGGGCGGAGGCTCCCCAAGCACTTCTGCAAGAGCTGTGACATGGTCTTGTGTGAATCGTGCAAAGAAGCTGAGCATGCGCAGCGGGGGCATGGCGTGGTTGCTATCAAAGAGGCAGCCGACGAACGCAGGAGGGAATTCGGGGCCCGGCTTGGCCAGCTGCGAGAGCTCATGGGGGACCTGCAGAAAAGGAAGGCAACTTTGGAAGGAGTTTCAAAGGACCTTCAAGTTAGGTACAAAGCTGTCCTGCAGGAGTATGGGAAAGAGGAGCGCAAAGTCCAAGAGGAGCTTGCTAGATCCCGAAAGTTCTTCACCACTTCCCTCTCTGAGGTGGAGAAAGTGAACAGCCAGATCATGGAGGAGCAGGCTTACCTGCTGAACATCGCCGAGGTGCAGATTGTGTCACGGTGTGACTACTTCCTTGCCAAAATCAAACAAGGAGACATAGCCCTCTTAGAGGAAGAGGGTGATGAAGAGGAACCTGAACTGATGAACAGCCTCCCCAAAGAGCTGACCCTGCAAGAAGTGGAGCTCCTCAAGGTAGGCCATGTTGGGCCACTGCAGATTGGACAAGTgattaaaaaacccagaagcatcAATGTGGAGGAATTGCAGGTGGAGATGGTAGCAGTGGCCTCTGCCTCCTTCAGGGAGGCAAACGTGGCTGACGCAGATGTCAGCTCACTGCCCAGTTGCTCCTCACCCACCAAACCACGCATGCCGGAGGCAGCCGGCAGCATCCAGCAGTGCAACTTCCTCAAGAAGATGGGCTCTAAAGGCAGCACTCCAGGGACTTTCAACCTGCCCGTCAGCCTGCACGTCACTCCCCAGGGGGAGGTGCTTGTAGCAGATCGTGGAAACTTTCGAATCCAAGTCTTTACCCGCAAGGGCTTCTTAAAGGAAATCCGCCGGAGTCCCAGTGGCATTGACAGCTTTGTGCTCAGCTTTCTTGGAGCAGATCTGCCCAACCTGACTCCTTTGTCTGTCACAATGAACTGCAATGGACTGATTGGTGTGACCGACAGCTACGACAACTCTGTGAAGGTGTACACGATGGACGGGCACTGCGTGGCGTGCCACAGGAGCCAGCTAAGCAAGCCGTGGGGCATCACTGCCCTCCCATCGGGGCAGTTTGTAGTGACGGATGTGGAAGGGGGGAAGCTTTGGTGCTTCACAGTAGACCGCAGCATTGGGGTTGTGAAGTACAGTTGCCTGTGTAGTGCCGTGCGCCCCAAGTTTGTGACTTGCGACACCGAAGGGACTATCTACTTCACCCAGGGGCTGGGCTTGAACCTTGAAAACCGCCAACACGAGCACCACTTGGAAGGAGGCTTTTCAATTGGTTCCGTTGGCCCAGATGGGCATCTTGGCCGGCAGATCAGCCATTTCTTCTCGGAGAACGAGGACTTCCGGTGCATTGCAGGGATGTGTGTGGACGCCCGGGGGAACCTGATCGTTGCAGACAGCAGCCGGAAGGAAATATTGCATTTTCCAAAAGCGGGTGGCTATAACATCTTAATCCGGGAGGGACTCACATGCCCTGTTGGCATAGCCATCACCCCCAAGGGACAGCTCTTGGTCTTGGACTGTTGGGAACATTGCATTAAGATCTACAGCTACCACCTGAGGAGGTACTCCACACCTTGA